From the genome of Acropora palmata chromosome 4, jaAcrPala1.3, whole genome shotgun sequence, one region includes:
- the LOC141880139 gene encoding uncharacterized protein LOC141880139 codes for MKTFLRKQVYSPIRNIVALTFIISGCSGLIHVLFNCSKYTFNENSTNSQDWEESRWLCQNSSEGDLVSIEKENERIFVESIIKNLTAVKYFIGLKKEQLSGKWKWLTNGKPVDASRGSHPWARGEPSGRSHEKCATIYGNYMSYSVGQFDDLPCFQRMKDAGYICERAVSCSQDEKVYTGTSSVEEFTEAKTPNSSSIISQGQASVISTV; via the exons ATGAAGACTTTCCTCCGAAAACAGGTTTATTCCCCGATCAGAAACATCGTTGCATTAACTTTCATTATCTCAGGGTGTTCCG GTCTCATCCACGTTCTTTTTAATTGTTCTAAGTACACTTTTAATGAGAATTCAACCAATAGTCAAGATTGGGAAGAAAGCAGATGGTTGTGTCAAAATTCGTCTGAAGGGGACCTCGTGTCTAtcgaaaaggaaaatgaacGGATTTTCGTGGAAAGTATTATCAAAAATCTCACAGCAgtaaaatatttcattggcttaaaaaaagaacaactcTCTGGAAAATGGAAATGGTTGACAAATGGCAAACCAGTCGATGCATCCCGAGGAAGTCACCCGTGGGCTCGAGGTGAACCCAGTGGGCGATCTCACGAAAAATGCGCAACCATTTATGGTAATTATATGAGCTATTCAGTGGGGCAGTTTGATGACCTGCCGTGCTTTCAACGCATGAAAGACGCTGGGTATATCTGTGAAAGGGCTGTGTCGTGTTCACAAGATGAAAAAG TGTACACAGGGACGAGTTCCGTTGAAGAATTTACAGAAGCCAAAACTCCTAACAGCTCTTCAATAATATCGCAAGGTCAGGCTAGTGTCATTTCAACCGTTTAA